The Alosa sapidissima isolate fAloSap1 chromosome 17, fAloSap1.pri, whole genome shotgun sequence DNA segment CGTGACTCGAAAATATCTCGGTTGTTATCCATGGTCACAATGGTGGTTTATCTGATTATTGCCCGGCATTTCATTGTTGACTCGCTAATTTCGGTATTTGTAATGTGATGCGATTGAATCTTTTTATTCTTTAGGAAGCCGAGGCATGTGACAGGTCTGTCGTATGGTCGTTGTCGTCTAGTAGGCTCTACCGCGCAGCATTGCAATTAACACGGTGATGTTAACCGTGTGCAGTGCACCTGTCACGACCTCCTCAGATCCACACACTAATGTGGAATGTTTAAACATTTTCAGCCTCCGATTATATTTAAAACGGCGGCTTCTAATCACGGCCCAGTttttattaaataacaattgtatttattttggTCGCCTAGACTGTTGCCATTTCTTTGCATTTTTTAAAAGGCTGTCTGCAGTGTTTCAGAGGCCATGCCAATTTAGGGTTCCAGTGTGTCCTTGAGGGTATGGGGTAGCTGATGAAAGGATTTTAGATGTCTGATGACCAATGTCATGTGACTAGGTTGGTTTGAAAACCTGGAAGTTTGACTTCTGTGTGATTCTTCCCCTCTGTTGAAACACTATGGGTTTGTGGCTGATGCTGCAATATTGGGATTCTCCAGACTAAAACCAAACAAACGTAACATGCGCACATCCATAAGCAGGTGATGGATAAAAAAGTGAAATCGTGAAACATAGGAAGGAATATCCGCAGATTCCGCACACAAGCCCCCCTTTTTGTTTATTAAAGTTACACCAAAAGTAAGTAGAGCCTCAGTCTGATGAAGAGCTTACAAGGCTCGAAAAACGCTGCTTTTGGTGTAACTTtaataaagaaaaagaaagggagctTGTGTGCGGATATTCCTTCCTATTTTTTACGATTCTCCAGACTTAAGACACATTTAATAGTTAAGACAGTTACTTAATGTATTTGCCGGTTGTCATTAAGCACAGCCGTACCTAAAATGGCTAGATGTATGAGCTGTTGGCTGAATGCATGATAGTTTACTCCCTTTTAGCACTTCCCTTTATCCTATGGCAATCTCAATATTTCCCCTCCAGACAGGTTTATTTTTTCACTTCCTTAAACAACTCCTTACTTTATGATTCAGTCATGTGCCTTTACCATGTGACTGATGTGTTCATCTCTTGTGAGTAGGACCTCGCACATCTGCAAGTGTTAACTCTGGATTGGAATTCCTTATTCATTTTTGGACTCAGAGCCTTGTGATCAGCAGCTTATCAAAAGAAAGGGAGGAAGTACAGTTCTCTTAATCACTCACTGCATTGCATTAGCTGAATAGTGGACTTGTTTGTGGCCAGTAatttcataaaaaaaacattatgatAAGCAAGGCGAAAATCTAAAAACAAAATAGATAATAAAATAATAGATGTTTGAATTCTTTGAAAATGTTGTAGTAAGATATGTGTTTTTAAAGGAGCTGCAGttgcagttttttttattattattatttataagaGGAAGGCTGTTATTCAAGGCCAGACAGGCAGGGGAGCTGTTTGAGAATTCCCCCTTTAGATCATCTCTGCTGGGTTTAAGATTAGCTTAGTGAGGCTTTAGGCTAGGGAAGGACAAATAGGGCACAAGGAGAGGGTATGCCCATCTaaagtaatgaatgaatgatgtgGTTGTATGTTTGATCATGAGTGTGCTCTAGTGAGTGATGAATGATATTAATTATGTAGGTAGTGTGGCATGACTTGTGAGCGGTGAGTGTTGTTTCCTGCGTGGAACCAGAGATGTGTCTTAAAGTGACTGAGCACCTGCAGGATCTATGTTGTGGATTAGATCTGAGCagatggttatgtgtgtgtctgtgtctgtctgtgtatgcacatgcatgTCCTTTAGTGTAATGCGAATTCtgccgcctgtgtgtgtgtgagtgtgagagatgtAGGcccggatgtgtgtgtgtgagagatgtaggcccggatgtgtgtgtgtgtgtgacattttaTCCTGCTGCCCATCTTCTACTGCAGCAGAATAAAGAATATTGCCATGGTTACCGCTCAGGATGCCAATAATGCTGGATGTAGTGTTGGCAGGGTGGAAATCGGCTAATCGGATGAAATTGTTTGTCACTGCCGCTAGTGATCGTTCCGTAGTCCGTATTCAAGAGTGCTCaagtggagagagggaatgcacctgtgtgtgtgtgtgtgtgtgtgtgtgtgggggggggggggggggggggtcctgagTAAGCAGGATACCCCACTGGGATTTtgaagtgtaggcctacatattgaACTGAATGTCCAGTACTTAGTATGTCATTTGATCAATACTTTTCCTAGCACTAGTGATTTTATGAAGTGAACTGTGAAAATGCAAATCAATCAAATATTTAGCATCTAATGGGTGAAGTGTCCTGTTTCAGTTCATTGCCCcatcaagttcaagtttattaTCATGTACTCATAAAATTAGGATCTAGTTGGCTGTTTTTAATAATTTCTGACAAACCTGCAGAATATTATTTGCTTTACTCTTGCTGTTTTATAACTGAGACCATAGGCAATTAGTTCAGATGATCATAAATCAGTTAAGGGTGATTACTACTGAGTCGGTCTGGAAAACCATTTCTCCCTCGTGTCACAAAGCACACAGATTttggttggattaataaaaTTGCTTCATATCTTTAAAAATACTAACAATACTAAATGTTTTTTGTAATGTGACATGGTAAAATATAGGTATCTTTCTCTGCTCAGTGTAGTGAACCATGAAAACGCTCAAGCTTTCTCTCTTGCAGACTCACTCTTTCGGGATGGACTTCTCGAAGCTGCCCAAGATTCGCGATGAGGAGCGGGAGAGCCAGTTTGGATATGTGCACGGAGTCTCCGGGCCTGGTTAGTCAATTCTTTCTGTAAAGATAAAACATTATTTGAATTAAGATTTTAAATGAATTCGTGACTTGTATGTCATTAGAGATTCACCGATTGCAATTTTTGGGCCGGTTccgatttccgatttttcatagagtttcacctgccgataccgattttagccgattccgatttcatttcttctaaccatcacgcaaacacaggggaggagaagtactaatagcgattaggtgctccaccatatatgaaaacagcgcacgtctgttttgcagtgaaaaacttaaatccaaattccggttaaatgcatcaattaggctatagaaactttcagagacagctgattcagtattcagagcatcagttttcttcaatgtaggctacattgtaggcaactttctaataggctatagtttgttcactttcacgacatccacttctcaatctgctaggcatagccctagtctactTGCAGTAAATGGTTCTAGTATTTTtttaagtggagtagaactactagggctagcctactgtatgtcgctgcatcttgacatcttattatcatgtagcctatgatcgctaaacttttttattctttttaatgtcgcaATCGGTTATCTACGTTCAGctgcgcttgtggttcagctgtgggcacgcaattagcggcagggatgggcggtgatgagcgatgtttagGTAACctatgaagtgacagcttagtaatcCACGCAATATGGCAAAGCGCAGCGTTCGCTGGATAGAAAAACTCAAtagcctattagcgctttctGTGTAGCCCTACgtccagccctgagtgttgacctggttgctagcttcttcaaactttgcaaactcatcTGGGTGTTACAATTGCAGCAGGCGAGTGCATTTGACTggcataaaatcggcatgtcttAGACTGACCGGCCAGTCGCCGGTCATGGCCAATCACTGAAAATCGGCcaattccggtcaccagccgatctatcggtgcatctctatatGTCATAAAAATGAATGGCTTAATATCTCACATAAATGTCAATTAAGTTGTTGACCtcactgtaggcctactataattTAAAACATATTTCCTTCTTTGTTACCCTATAGTACCAATGTAATTTGTGGAACAGCCCTGTATGATTGCttattgattaattgattattGCTTGATTAATTGTTCTTTGAGTATGTCTGACTGAcggttggtttgtttgtgactaTCAGTGGTGACTGCCTCCAGCATGGCGGGAGCAGCCATGTACGAGCTGGTGCGTGTTGGCCACAGCGAGCTAGTGGGGGAGATCATCCGATTGGAGGGTGACATGGCAACCATCCAGGTGTATGAGGAAACATGTATCCTTAAGTCAGCGTCCACATGTGACATGTTTTAGCATCTTTTTGATCCATAACTCCTAGCAATGAATTATTGTGTTGCGAAACCTCTTTGCTTTTTCTTTGTGTAGAGTTTTTGAAAGACAAAGGCAGCAGATGGCAATGTAAGGGTTTGAAGTAGATGTTATATCACATGTGGAAGAATTGATTTAATGCAGATAAATCCAAATACTCGTACCTCTGTGTCAAAACTAAATCAGAATTGCTCAAAAGCATGTTCTATTTCTTATACAGAAGAATGATCCTGCTGTTTCTGGATAATGCATCTGGAAACATTCATGATGTCTTGCAGCTGCCTTTTCCCCTTGTTTTAATTAAACAATGACGCCAAGTATGAAAATATAATGCATCCAATCTGCAAGTGATTGTGACGTTCCATTTCTACACAGCTAAACAATGGTTGGCGCTGGCCCAAGAATGGAGAGATCTCAGTGGGAATAACATCTAGTCATTTACATTAGTCTTTGTCATTGCCTTTTTACCAGGATTGTGTGTCGCTGGAAACCTTAGTCACTTTGCAGTTTGTTTTCAACTGCAAAGTGGCTTGCCAAAAGCATTATTCATTAACAGAGATCACATTTTGCCACCAGCTCAGTTCTGTCCATTACGAAGAGAACAGGTCACTCAGTAATGAAGCCAACCTATGCGGTTTTATCTTGGCTCTGCTTTTCCGTGCCAGACTTTTGCCTCAAAAATCATTGAGATGACGAGGTGCACACCAAGCCGCTGTGTGTTTCCCAGTATGCAATAAACTATCTCCCTGTCTGCATGTCCAGGTCTGTCTGCATTCATATGCTTCACTGTGTGATATAATCTAACCCAGATCACCAGTAGTGCAGTGTGCCAGCAGTGCagcgtgtgtagtgtgtgtgtgtgtgggggccagCTCTTTCCCAGCGTTTTCCTGAACCCCCCTGTAGCGGGTGTGTCTGTCGGGGACCCTGTCCTCCGTACGGGGAAACCCCTCTCCGTTGAGCTGGGGCCAGGCTGCATGGGCTCCATCTTTGATGGTATCCAGCGACCACTGAGGGACATCAACGACATGACCCAGAGCATCTACATCCCCAGGGGAATCAACATCGGATCCTTGACCCGAGACATAAAGTGGGAGTTTACCCCATCCAAAAACCTACGAGTATGTGACTAATCACAGTACTATAAATATATATGACTGCAATGTGCATGCTTGTTTATTGTTTGTATTGAAGGCAAATATGCACATATGTTTCTGATTGCTGTGGTTTTATGTGGTGTAAATaattttttttgtgaatgtaaacCTCTTACCTAATTATAAACCTTTATCTCTACAATTGTCTAGGTCGGAAGCCATGTTACAGGAGGTGATATTTATGGCAATGTCTTTGAGAACTCCCTCATCAAGCACAAGATCATGCTGCCACCACGAAACAGAGGCACAGTTACATACCTGGCACCCCCTGGGAACTACGATGTCTCGGTGAGAGGCAGGGGTCCTACAAGTTAGCTTCACTAAGTAACATGTACCACTAGACAAGAGAGATTAGCAAGAGCGATTACAATATATTACATTTACAATGCGTACAGCCAATCCAATGCTGTGCTGATCACAAAGTGTTGGAATTAAGGATGCATGAGTATATCAGTATATACCGTAAGCAGCAGCTAATTGAAAACTTGCAAAATTAATTACTGATATTGCCATCGGCAAACACTGTATTAACATGTCTGCCAATGTGCCTGTCTGATAAGTTGTCATTCGAACATCATTCAAAGCTGTTCAAATAGAATGAGTTTCACACAGTTGTTATTTTAGTTAAATGTACAAATGTTAAATGATTGAATGTTTGTGGCATATCTTGTCCAAATTGCTATGATGTGTGATGCGATCCCATCAGGTTTCTTGAGACTATGTCTATAACAGTCAACATTGATCAAGCTACAGTAAGGAAGGAGTTTTTGTGTGAAGTgaacaagctaactacctagAATACTGTTGCTTTAAACACTGGGCAGTTTGAGTCACTAGACATATAGAGTCCACAGTTGTCCCTAAACCAACTTTGTTCTACAAAAtgaagagtgctgctcttgaaGAGAAGCAAGCATGCATTTGCGAGCCTTGCTGACGTCGGGttctgtgttgtggtgtgttagGATGTGGTTCTGGAGCTGGAGTTCGAGGGAGTGAAGGAGAAGTTCACCATGATCCAGGTGTGGCCTGTGCGACAGGTGCGCCCCGTCACTGAGAAGCTGCCCGCCAATCATCCGCTGCTGACCGGTCAGAGGGTGCTGGATGCCCTCTTCCCGTGAGTCCACACAGTCCCAGTCCATGGCATTTGACTATGACAGGAGTTCATGTTTTGAGTTTAATGAACATACCTCTAAGTGTAGCTATGCCCAGCTGCTGTGTCATAAAGCAGATGTTATGGGTAGTTACATAGCTTAAACTACATATATTGTCAATATGAAATGAAGTATATTCTCTGTGATTCTGTTATCTTGATGTCATGAGCTTCATGTGGGTTTTTTgcctgtgtgcaggtgtgtccAGGGAGGAACCACAGCCATCCCAGGAGCCTTCGGTTGTGGCAAGACTGTGATCTCCCAGTCCTTGTCCAAGTATTCAAACAGTGACGTTATCATCTATGTAGGCTGTGGAGAGCGTGGTAATGAGATGTCTGAAGTACTGCGAGATTTCCCTGAGGTCCGTTCCTTTATGATGTCACTTCTATCACTATGACAACAGCAGTATGCTTAGAATTTGATTGGGCCTTCAGTCTGAGTGATGGTGTTGTTGTCCAACAGCTGACCATGGAGGTGGATGGAAAGGTAGAAAGCATCATGAAGAGAACGGCTCTGGTGGCCAACACCTCCAACATGCCTGTGGCTGCTCGTGAAGCCTCTATTTACACaggtaacagccaatcaaaaatcaCCAATTATGAAAAATAACTAAAACTCCAACTTGGTACCCGGTACCCAATGTTAAGTGTTTTTCCGTGTTTTTTTATTACAGCTATAGTTTTATGATTGAGCTGTATTGTGAAAACTTGAAACTCATAACCCCAAATCGAGTTTTAGTGAGCTAGAAATAGTTGTTGATTCATGCTTTATGGTGATGAATAGAACACTAACtcatgcatttgtttgtgtgtttatgtttatgtgcgcTTGTCTGTAGGAATCACCCTGTCTGAATACTTCAGAGACATGGGCTACAACGTCAGTATGATGGCTGACTCTACCTCTCGCTGGGCTGAGGCTCTGAGGGAGATCTCTGGGCGTTTGGCTGAAATGCCTGCTGGTAAGACCCTCTCAATTTTGCAGAGTGCTCATCGAATCAATAGACAATATGTCCATGGTGTTAAAGGAGGACCTGGATAGCATTCAGCATTCAGTTCTGTACTTTCTAAAACATTCAGGTGCCCTGTTAGCACAAGTAGTGCTAAAAGTGCTTTGGCTTTGTTATCTACTTATTACGttaatactaaaaacaatagcTTTCCTGACGCCCCTTTTCAGAGGAATATGTGGTTAAacctgtttgtgtttctgtccaCAGACAGCGGTTACCCTGCCTACCTGGGTGCCCGTCTGGCCTCTTTCTACGAGCGTGCCGGCCGCGTGAAGTGCTTGGGCAACCCTGAGAGAGAGGGCAGTGTCAGTATTGTGGGGGCGTAAGTACAGCTTTCCAACACTAGAGGGCAGCCTCCCTCTTCTAAGCCATACCTCTTGTCTCAGCTGTTCCATAGAGACAGAGATTGGTCTAATCATTATAATTTCCTCTTTCAGTGTATCACCTCCTGGTGGTGACTTCTCAGATCCTGTGACTTCTGCCACCCTGGGTATTGTGCAGGTATATCATAATATAACACCACTTGATCATCAAGGGATTCCCATTGGTCAGGCTTGTAAAGTATAGTCACAGTTCTCAGGCACTGGAATTCAGGTGTGGGCTGGGCTGTTAGAAAATAGATTTGAAGATTTGATAATGGATTATCATACCAAATGCCTGTAGCGGGATAGACGGTTTTGAAAATGTCTTCAGGCGTAGAATTTTTTCTTTGCTTTGCTTTCTACTGCTGCTATAaatcgtgtttgtgtgtgcgtgtcaggtGTTTTGgggtttggataagaagctggCTCAGAGGAAGCACTTTCCCTCTGTCAACTGGCTAATCAGTTACAGCAAGTACACACGCGCTCTGGACGAGTACTACGACAAACACTTCCCCGAGTTTGTGCCACTCCGCACTAAGGCCAAGGAGATCctgcaggaagaggaggatctGGCTGAGATTGTGCAGCTGGTCGGCAAGGTAACTGCGtctgtacacgtgtgtgtgtgtgtgtctgtgggtggagAGAGCTAAGTGTGTTTTGGGTACAATTGGAGGGAGTGACTGCTGGTTGTTCTACGCAAGGGTTATGTATGCTTCTGTTGTCCTTTGATGACGCAATTGTCATGATAAATAACGCTGCATTGTCATTCACATACCGTGGCCTTTGGTTTCATGGGCATTGTTAAAAGTGTTTCTGCCTTCTGTCTCTTCCCCGTCCGTCCatccgtccgtccgtccgtctgtgtctgtctctgtctgtctgtctgtctctctctctatctatctatctatctatctatctatctatttatctatctgtttctctctccatttttttctctctctctctctctctttccattctctctctttccatcccccctccctctctctcctatataTACATTCTGTATAATAGGCCTCACTGGCTGAGACCGATAAAATCACCCTGGAGGTAGCGAAGCTGATCAAGGATGACTTCCTGCAACAGAATGGATACACCCCTTATGACAGGTGGAACATCCcactcacaaatacataaacacacattacaCCTGCTGCCCTATGTTTTACATATACTTTGTATATATCAGTGCTTGTACAAACAACATGCTCAAGTAACCTGTTTACTTACCAAATGCGTTACACTCTCTGCATTATTTAGTATAGTAGACATACATTCATCATATTAATGTCTCTGTCAGATGTTTTGGTGTAAAAGAATTTTGTGTAAAAATCAGCTCACTGATCAAAGAGTTTTGAATATCACTTTTTAGGCAGACTCGTATCTACAGTCAGTAGTTTtgtatatatgtacagtatgtgtttgtattgttgttgttcttgttaTAACCCTTTCTTGTTGCCCTCCACAGGTTTTGCCccttctacaagacggtgggcATCCTGTCCAACATGATCGCTTTCTATGACATGGCACGCCACGCCGTAGAGACCACCGCCCAGAGCGACAACAAGATCACCTGGTCCATGATCCGCGAGCACATGGGCGAGATTCTCTACAGGATCAGCTCCATGAAGTTCAAGGTACAGGGCCCTTCCCTCCCATGGGTAGTTGGGCAGCCCAGTTCCACACTCCTGAGTGGAACCTGTCCAATTCAGACCAGAACCTCTCGAGTCAGTCTCTGAGTTTCTAAGTGTAATGCTTACATTCTTTGATTGATAATGTTTGCTCTATATGTGGTGGTGACTAATGGAGGTGGAGAGGTGGTAACTGGAATTACAGCCTTGTATGGATCCCAAGTACCCACGCGTTGAGGCTGTTGCCAGGCCTGTTGTGCGTTGTTGTATTCTGCCCTCTGTTGCTCGACCAATGGCAACAGGAGAATGAGTCACGTCCTATAACTAAAAGAATGTTTCCCATTGTTGTGCATCAGCCATCTGGATGTCACTATAAGACACTTTCTTGGAAAGTTGTTGGGTTTGAGTGAAATAAGCTGGACATAAGTGTGGGATGCAGTTTAGCAAAGGAAACCAGTGTCATCTCCCTTTATATCCCTGTCAGCAGTATTCAATCAGCAGAGAGTACATCGTGAGCATGGTTTCTCCGTACTTATGCTTATTTTTCTTTATCGCCTAGAATAAAGACCACCCTTGATATTTTCCACCTCCTCTGCCAGCCTGTATCATCTCAGACTGCTGTGTTGCATTGCTGTGTCTGTCTGGTGaccctctcgctctccctctgttCCGCTGCAGGACCCTGTCAAGGAAGGAGAGGCCAAGATCAAGGCTGACTATGCCCAGCTGCACGAGGACATGCAGAACTCCTTCCGCACCCTGGAGGACTGAGTTGTGACCTGACCTCCCCTTCGACCTCTGACCCCTCTGGGGCAGTGCAatacctctccctcctcccgcTCCTACTCCTCCACTTCCCTGTTCCatgtctgctttctctctctctctctctctctctctctctctctctctctgcagtggaTGGACTTTCTGTTGCAGTGTCACACATTCCACTGCTTTACGTGTTTccaatcttgtgtgtgtgtgtgtgtgtgagtgagtgtgagagatccTCACCAAATAAATATGTCTCTTTTTTCCTGCATGGGCCAATACCTGATCTAACCCCCAGAATGTCTGAGagcgtgttggtgtgtgtgtgtgtgtgtgtgtgtgtgtgtgtgtgggtttttttttttttttttgtgaacttatgtgtgtctgtgtgtgagtgtgtctgttgatgtgttttgtgagATCGTAAAGTCGATTCCCTGTCTTTCACCTGCACTGCCCCCCTTCTCCATCCCCTGAACACAGTCATGTCTTCTAGTTGTAGCTTTCACAATTCAGTTGGTGTAAttatttctctcttcctcttctctgtaCAGAAAATTGATAAACATAATTACAAAGCAGAGTGACTATATTTATTGCGGGCTGTTTACGTGGAAGCctgcattgtttgttttttgtttgttttgttttgatgtttttttttcttatgatTGTGTTCTGAACGTGTTTGTCCAGTGTATTTGTCGTGAGTGGAAAACTGTTTCTCTTCTCAACACTGCTCATGTACCAGATGTTTCAGTCCCAAAGAATAAAACGCGGACAATAAAGGAATCAGACGTTGGGTTCTGTATTTTATCTGTGTGGTCATGCATGCACACcttgcctgtgtgagtgtgtgtgtatgtgtgtatacaccTCTTTCTCATTTTTGCTCCTTACAATACACACCTGGAATGCTGCAACTCTGGTACCTCACCTCCAACAACCTGCCAAACATAATCAAATCCCTTGGTAAGAGAACAGTCATGAGGAATAGAAATCTGGTCTTACTAAGTTTTACTTCATAAAGTAGCTTCATAAAACCATAAGGTTGATAATGGTGAATCAGACCAATACAGGCATCAACCATAAAGCTTTAGACTGTACCTTGGGTTCGAAAACAACACATAgagtaaactggtcactccgacGTAAAAGGATGTCTAAAATGATAAGATTTATCCAGTGCATAAGTGATTTTATGGATGGTCTATTTATGGAACCATACGAACACTCGTCCGTACAGAATGCAAATTTCGGCGTGAGCATTTCCTATAGCAAGTGGCATTTTCCCTCGTGAACCGGTTATGTCAGACACGCGCACCTGTTACCAGGTGATATGCAGTTTCGGCTCCGTGTTGGCCTCAGCCATTCCCTGAACAGAAGAAATAAATAGACATTTTAACTTCAAAGGTTGATTAGGGGCTGATGGTGAAAATGCAAGTCTAATATCCATACGACTACTACGCCTATAGGACTTCCTATCTACGTGGAAAAGAAGCCGCGGGAGATAATAATCTCACTTCATTTCGCGTCCAGGTAGGCAATGCGCCTCTGGTTTATCATCACATCTGTGAAGAAAGATTAGCCGATCTTCACGATCAgagaatagcctaggctactctaaCTGTAGGATATGTAAACCTTACAAGTTAGTTGTTAAACTTGTAAAACATTTGTGATATTTGGCCTAGGCTAATATATTTTCAGGCAGTATTGCTTTTCGTGACTTCAGAAGTTCCAAAATAtgcgtaggcctatatttggAGTCATTCATGATAGGCTACCATCAGAAATTATCTGACGAATTATTGTAGGTAGGCTATATTTTCTGAATGCGGACCTCCATTGTTGCAACTTTGTTTAGTCACAAAAGACTAAGCCcactatgtatttatttttttgtcacaaaataaagtaggcataggcaggggtgaaagtagtttTTATTTATTGGTGGTACTATGATATAGAGTTATAATGCGCACCCAGAGCGCGCGCCGAAAATTTCACttagcctaattatttattatttatttatttgtttatttactgtattatagtCTACTTATCAAGCATTCGCTAGGACTTGTCACTCTAGTATCACTCTTTAACCCACCTGCATCTGTTTTTGATTATGAATAAATTGCAAACACttaatttcaacatttatttatttaacctagttactctgctcgctcccacttccaatcaattttttttatataggctactgtatatcatgaaacacgtttctttgagtcatgcctttttatttgggagactgcaacatacttctgtccgctaaaacactttcattattgctGCGCAAGATCTGGTTAAGCCGTACACGCACTGTCTGTCTCCTGTCTCTCCagcgaaacactgcacacataaaaccagaataggctattgaaacatcaacatatttttctttagcctgtatttttttttttatttgggagactttccaagaaacgtccgtctgctaaaacactttggataccagtgcacgttggcgcaattactgtaggctactgtacgcgcgctatagcttgctcgttgtctgtccagctgcacggtttagacacaattcagatacagttcagaacgatgtatatgaaatatatgTTGGGGGAAACGTGTTGCTTCTGGTAATTTGACGTTAGCAGTTGTGTTGTCATGCTGTAAGTGCTATATTTTTCAGAGACAGTATAGTTAGAGGGTATAGTACACTCTCCAAATATTTTAGTGGTACTCCGTACCGGCAAGTACCGGCTTACTTTCACCCCTGGGCATAGGTGAATTTAAGCGGTGGTGCATTGAGTTGTCTATGAAATCAAGTCAGGATCAGTCAGTCTCGGCATATTCCCTTGGTGCATTGAAAAAATTTCCTGTCAGTTTGGGAGTGCATCTTTTGGGGGAAAAGGCAAATGGCAGGGAAAGGGGTGATTTCTATTCTGCAAATACAAAGTTATATTGAAAGTTATATAACAAAACACCAATAAGAGTCTATATGAATTCCCAtgcttgaaatgaaatgaaatgtatcTACTGACCAAAAGTTAGCAGCTCTGGTATAATTTAGCAATAAATAAACTGAATTTCCTTAACACACAATCAATTGTGGAAAAGTTGAACTGAACAATAACCCTGACACACATAAACTCCTCTGCTGTAGGTCCAGTGGAGTAAAGTGCACTTTCATTTGGGTGTGGT contains these protein-coding regions:
- the atp6v1ab gene encoding V-type proton ATPase catalytic subunit A; this encodes MDFSKLPKIRDEERESQFGYVHGVSGPVVTASSMAGAAMYELVRVGHSELVGEIIRLEGDMATIQVYEETSGVSVGDPVLRTGKPLSVELGPGCMGSIFDGIQRPLRDINDMTQSIYIPRGINIGSLTRDIKWEFTPSKNLRVGSHVTGGDIYGNVFENSLIKHKIMLPPRNRGTVTYLAPPGNYDVSDVVLELEFEGVKEKFTMIQVWPVRQVRPVTEKLPANHPLLTGQRVLDALFPCVQGGTTAIPGAFGCGKTVISQSLSKYSNSDVIIYVGCGERGNEMSEVLRDFPELTMEVDGKVESIMKRTALVANTSNMPVAAREASIYTGITLSEYFRDMGYNVSMMADSTSRWAEALREISGRLAEMPADSGYPAYLGARLASFYERAGRVKCLGNPEREGSVSIVGAVSPPGGDFSDPVTSATLGIVQVFWGLDKKLAQRKHFPSVNWLISYSKYTRALDEYYDKHFPEFVPLRTKAKEILQEEEDLAEIVQLVGKASLAETDKITLEVAKLIKDDFLQQNGYTPYDRFCPFYKTVGILSNMIAFYDMARHAVETTAQSDNKITWSMIREHMGEILYRISSMKFKDPVKEGEAKIKADYAQLHEDMQNSFRTLED